CAATTCAATGGTACAACTCCTTCCAGTTTTCAGATACTGCAAAGAAACTGAACAAGAAACATGTTCTGTGTGTTTGTGTGAGTTTAAGGAAGCCGAGGAGATTCGAGCATTGCCTGAATGCCTACACTTGTTTCATGTTACTTGTATTGATACATGGCTCAACAGCCACTCTAATTGCCCCCTTTGTCGTGCTGATACTATGCCTTCGCCGCATGCGATCTTGTCTTTGCCAAATATTACGGCAAGGCCGCCTCCGGAGGTACATGGCTTGCAGGATTCTGGAGcttgattttcttcttcaaatgaTTGATAGATGGCTTGGCATTTCAAGCCAGCCAATTCTGTTAGCACGATTGAATGTGTAGTTAAACGGCTTGGACATCTGTACGTACTGCTCGTGGCAATAGGTAGATTGTTCATTTGAAAGATAGAGGTAAGCGTTTGGTCAATTGCAAACATGTTAAAATCATCGTCATAT
This sequence is a window from Carya illinoinensis cultivar Pawnee chromosome 9, C.illinoinensisPawnee_v1, whole genome shotgun sequence. Protein-coding genes within it:
- the LOC122275808 gene encoding RING-H2 finger protein ATL51-like codes for the protein MDGDYHRKFQFSPVFIGVLGVIAGAIVFATYHYIAVACCNRRLAAPSPPSRHHLAPQTNQENRPSSTSNSMVQLLPVFRYCKETEQETCSVCLCEFKEAEEIRALPECLHLFHVTCIDTWLNSHSNCPLCRADTMPSPHAILSLPNITARPPPEVHGLQDSGA